The Diadema setosum chromosome 4, eeDiaSeto1, whole genome shotgun sequence genome window below encodes:
- the LOC140227332 gene encoding uncharacterized protein: MNPGSHARQLGNVKMSKGIVFPPLTQALNHTNRSYFQEHSLMVQGDALQNSPMSPRGLEEELRGRRGAVTGRPVTSSRLEQANVKLAEELKDLQNKEKQYKNKIHNLQKAVEQLRLELRDKEDNATQANLKLQQMEEHYKLLYEEEKSAHEITRQRLSQTQQELEEKESFVEALKGRHEQHVSELKDHYESQLAGLRAKMEAEIADRDRRLDNLKKQMAGALKENSWERQQQLEELSKELSKMSDEANMLKMKLKAMAAKPKSLDNCENCPALKSQLEVKQKMILEKDLQIKQLMGLCKKFETQLSQQDTIMKQFAQDKGFKTNYLPKK; encoded by the exons ATGAACCCGGGTAGCCACGCCCGCCAGCTTGGCAACGTGAAGATGAGCAAGGGCATCGTGTTCCCGCCCCTCACGCAGGCTCTGAACCACACCAACCGCTCCTACTTCCAGGAGCACAGCCTGATGGTACAGGGCGACGCCCTCCAGAACTCGCCCATGTCGCCCAGGGGGCTGGAGGAGGAGCTCCGGGGTCGTCGGGGTGCGGTGACCGGCAGGCCGGTGACCTCATCGCGGCTCGAACAGGCGAATGTCAAGTTGGCAGAGGAGCTGAAAGACTTACAG AACAAAGAGAAGCAGTACAAGAACAAAATCCACAATCTCCAGAAGGCAGTGGAGCAGCTAAGACTGGAACTCAGGGACAAGGAAGACAATGCGACACAGGCAAACCTCAAGCTGCAGCAGATG GAGGAGCACTATAAGTTGCTGTACGAAGAGGAGAAGTCAGCCCACGAGATCACCAGGCAGAGGCTCAGCCAGACGCAGCAAGAGTTGGAGGAGAAAGAGAGCTTTGTAGAGGCCCTGAAGGGACGGCATGAGCAGCATGTCTCAGAGCTCAAAGATCAT TATGAGTCACAGTTAGCTGGTCTCAGGGCAAAGATGGAAGCGGAGATTGCGGACCGGGACCGTCGCCTAGACAACCTCAAGAAACAGATGGCTGGTGCTCTCAAGGAGAATTCATG GGAGCGGCAGCAGCAGCTGGAAGAGCTAAGCAAAGAACTAAGTAAGATGTCGGACGAGGCCAACATGTTGAAGATGAAACTTAAGGCCATGGCTGCCAAGCCCAAG TCACTGGACAATTGTGAGAACTGCCCCGCCCTCAAGTCTCAGCTAGAGGTCAAGCAAAAGATGATCCTCGAAAAGGACCTTCAGATCAAACAGCTCATGGGGCTCTGCAAGAAGTTTGAGACACAACTATCACAGCAG